In Synechococcus sp. HK05, a genomic segment contains:
- the rpsP gene encoding 30S ribosomal protein S16, producing MIKLRLKRFGKKREASFRLVACNSTSRRDGRPLEELGFYNPRTKETRLDTEAIRARLAQGAQPTDSVLTLLERGGLVEKKVRPSVVIGQKKQAAAREAAAKQAAKEAAEAKAAEAAAAAEAAAAAAEAPAEEAAEA from the coding sequence ATGATCAAGCTCCGCCTGAAGCGGTTCGGTAAGAAGCGGGAAGCGAGCTTCCGCCTCGTGGCCTGCAACAGCACCTCCCGCCGCGACGGTCGCCCCCTCGAGGAGCTGGGCTTCTACAACCCCCGCACCAAAGAGACCCGTCTCGACACTGAAGCGATCCGTGCCCGTCTGGCACAGGGCGCTCAACCCACCGACAGCGTGCTCACCCTGCTCGAGCGCGGCGGTCTGGTGGAGAAGAAGGTGCGTCCTTCCGTGGTGATCGGCCAGAAGAAGCAGGCCGCTGCCCGCGAAGCCGCTGCCAAGCAGGCCGCCAAGGAAGCAGCCGAAGCCAAGGCTGCTGAAGCTGCTGCCGCCGCTGAGGCTGCTGCTGCTGCCGCAGAAGCTCCCGCCGAAGAAGCAGCGGAAGCCTGA
- the ffh gene encoding signal recognition particle protein, which translates to MFDELSQRFEDAVKNLRGQGSISESNVDGALKEVRRALLEADVSLPVVKDFVDEVRKKALGTEVVRGISPDQKFIQVVHEQLVDTMGGENAPLAAGGKAGEPSVVLMAGLQGAGKTTATAKLGLHLKEQGRKALLVGADVYRPAAIDQLKTLGGQIGVEVFSLGTEAKPEAIAAAGIAKAKEEGFDTVLVDTAGRLQIDQSMMEEMVRIREACSPDEVLLVVDSMIGQEAAELTRAFHEQVGITGAVLTKLDGDSRGGAALSIRKVSGAPIKFIGTGEKVEALQPFHPERMASRILGMGDVLTLVEKAQKEVELADVAKMQQKLQEATFDFSDFVQQMRLIKRMGSLGGLMKLIPGMNKIDDGILKQGEEQLKKIEAMISSMTEAERRDPDLLAANPSRRRRIASGSGHSPSDVDKVLQNFQQMRGFMQQMTRGGGMPGMPGMGGGFPGMGGFPGMPGMGGMGGGMPGRGGGGMPKAPKPAKKRKGFGEL; encoded by the coding sequence ATGTTCGACGAGCTTTCCCAGCGGTTTGAAGACGCGGTTAAGAACCTGCGCGGCCAGGGCTCGATCAGCGAAAGCAATGTGGATGGCGCCCTGAAGGAGGTGCGCCGAGCGCTGCTGGAGGCCGATGTGAGCCTGCCGGTGGTGAAGGACTTTGTGGACGAAGTCCGCAAAAAAGCCCTTGGCACCGAAGTGGTGCGCGGCATCAGCCCGGATCAGAAGTTCATCCAGGTGGTGCACGAGCAGCTCGTGGACACCATGGGCGGCGAAAACGCACCCCTCGCTGCCGGCGGCAAAGCGGGTGAGCCCTCGGTGGTGCTGATGGCGGGCCTGCAGGGCGCCGGTAAAACCACCGCCACCGCCAAGCTCGGCCTGCACCTCAAGGAGCAGGGTCGCAAGGCGCTTCTGGTGGGTGCCGACGTGTATCGCCCGGCGGCGATCGATCAGCTGAAAACGCTGGGCGGCCAGATCGGCGTGGAGGTGTTCAGCCTCGGCACCGAGGCCAAGCCCGAAGCGATCGCCGCCGCTGGCATCGCCAAGGCCAAAGAAGAAGGCTTCGACACGGTGCTGGTGGACACCGCCGGCCGCCTCCAGATCGATCAATCGATGATGGAGGAGATGGTGCGGATCCGCGAGGCCTGCAGCCCCGATGAGGTGCTGCTGGTGGTGGATTCGATGATCGGCCAGGAAGCGGCCGAGCTCACCCGCGCCTTCCACGAGCAGGTAGGCATCACCGGCGCCGTGCTCACCAAGCTCGACGGCGACTCCCGCGGTGGCGCCGCCCTCTCGATCCGCAAGGTGAGCGGCGCGCCGATCAAGTTCATCGGCACCGGCGAGAAGGTGGAGGCGCTGCAGCCCTTCCACCCCGAGCGGATGGCCAGCCGCATCCTCGGCATGGGTGACGTGCTCACCCTGGTGGAGAAGGCCCAGAAGGAGGTGGAGCTGGCCGATGTGGCCAAGATGCAGCAGAAGCTCCAGGAAGCAACCTTTGACTTCTCGGACTTCGTGCAGCAGATGCGCCTGATCAAGCGCATGGGCTCGCTGGGGGGCTTGATGAAGCTGATCCCCGGCATGAACAAGATCGACGACGGCATACTCAAGCAGGGCGAGGAGCAGCTCAAGAAGATCGAGGCGATGATCAGCTCGATGACCGAGGCCGAGCGCCGCGACCCCGATCTGCTGGCCGCCAACCCCTCCCGCCGGCGCCGCATCGCCAGCGGCAGCGGCCACAGCCCCTCGGATGTGGACAAGGTGCTGCAGAACTTCCAGCAGATGCGCGGGTTCATGCAGCAGATGACCCGCGGCGGCGGCATGCCCGGCATGCCTGGCATGGGCGGTGGCTTCCCCGGCATGGGTGGCTTCCCTGGGATGCCCGGCATGGGTGGCATGGGCGGTGGCATGCCCGGGCGTGGCGGCGGTGGCATGCCCAAAGCGCCCAAACCGGCCAAGAAGCGCAAAGGCTTCGGCGAGCTCTAG
- a CDS encoding IMS domain-containing protein: MELPIDHFRLLGVSPTTDSETVLRTLQQRLDRAPDQGFTIDTLQARADLLQASAELLSDEERRHSYERELTAIADTGEGAIAALEIPPSREVGGLLLLMEAGQAQEAFEAASRGLQPPQAPALGSSREADLTLLAGLACQAAASDFRNQRRYEAAARTLQQGLQLLQRMGQLPEQRRQLEHELKLLLPYRVLDLISRDLSALSARQEGIKLLEQLVLQRGGLEGELDADFPQAEFQPFFKQIRQFLTVQEQVDLFSRWAEAGSATADFLASFALTAAGFVQRKPERIQAGFQRLQAGGQPGMEVFLACQQLLLGQVEQAQTLFDAGADEALRQWAHEQSDDPLARLCAYCRDWLSREVLPGFRDIDAEADLEAWFADRDVQAYVEQQDRIRGRLQPSPAAEPSPAAAEASSDLSSWPELNFDSLNTNLATEPAATDDEANADDDLWDGPTWRLPELHWPDLSALPRWALPAAGGTVALIALAGWLLLRPRSQPVQPLPVQPVEQAKPAEPAPAPTPSFPLTAADPSDTQLQELLEAWLTAKAAVLAGQSAPLPLTDLARGSQVQLLQRQEQSLRNAGATESVQATVESFTVNERSANRIAAQVQLRYSDERRSSSGAVLSQTPSTQLTNTYVFARDGKRWLLAAYKPS, translated from the coding sequence TTGGAACTGCCGATCGATCACTTCCGCCTTCTCGGTGTCTCCCCCACCACCGACAGCGAAACCGTGCTGCGCACACTGCAGCAGCGTTTGGATCGCGCGCCCGACCAGGGCTTCACCATCGACACCCTGCAGGCCAGGGCCGATCTGCTGCAAGCGAGCGCCGAGCTGCTCAGCGATGAAGAGCGCCGCCACAGCTACGAACGCGAGCTCACCGCCATCGCCGACACGGGTGAGGGCGCCATTGCCGCCCTTGAAATTCCGCCATCACGCGAGGTGGGCGGCCTGCTGCTGCTGATGGAAGCCGGCCAAGCCCAGGAAGCCTTTGAAGCCGCCAGCCGCGGCTTGCAACCACCCCAGGCCCCGGCCCTGGGCAGCAGCCGCGAAGCCGATCTCACCCTGCTGGCGGGGCTCGCCTGCCAGGCCGCAGCCAGCGATTTCCGCAACCAACGCCGCTACGAAGCGGCAGCCCGCACCCTGCAGCAGGGCCTGCAACTGCTGCAGCGCATGGGCCAACTGCCCGAGCAACGCCGCCAGCTCGAGCATGAACTGAAACTGCTGCTGCCCTACCGGGTGCTCGATCTGATCAGCCGCGATCTCTCGGCGCTCAGCGCTCGCCAGGAAGGGATCAAGCTGCTCGAACAGCTGGTGCTGCAGCGCGGCGGCCTGGAAGGGGAGCTCGACGCTGATTTTCCCCAGGCCGAATTCCAACCCTTCTTCAAGCAGATCCGCCAGTTCCTCACGGTTCAGGAGCAGGTGGATCTGTTCAGCCGTTGGGCCGAAGCCGGCTCTGCCACCGCTGATTTCCTCGCCAGCTTCGCCCTCACCGCCGCTGGCTTCGTGCAGCGCAAACCGGAGCGCATCCAAGCCGGCTTCCAGCGCCTGCAGGCGGGCGGCCAACCGGGCATGGAGGTGTTTCTGGCCTGCCAGCAGCTGCTGCTCGGCCAGGTGGAGCAGGCCCAAACCCTGTTCGATGCCGGAGCCGATGAGGCCCTGCGCCAGTGGGCCCACGAGCAGAGCGACGATCCCCTGGCGCGCCTGTGCGCCTACTGCCGCGACTGGTTGAGCCGCGAAGTGCTGCCCGGCTTCCGCGACATCGATGCCGAGGCCGATCTGGAGGCTTGGTTTGCCGACCGCGATGTGCAGGCCTACGTGGAGCAACAAGACCGCATCCGCGGCCGGCTCCAGCCCAGCCCGGCCGCCGAACCATCCCCCGCGGCCGCCGAAGCCTCCAGCGATCTTTCCTCCTGGCCAGAGCTGAACTTCGACAGCCTGAACACCAACCTCGCCACCGAGCCCGCCGCTACCGACGACGAGGCCAACGCAGACGACGACCTCTGGGATGGCCCCACCTGGCGCCTTCCGGAACTGCACTGGCCCGACTTGAGCGCCCTGCCCCGCTGGGCCCTGCCAGCAGCCGGCGGCACTGTGGCGCTGATCGCCCTGGCTGGTTGGCTGCTGCTGCGTCCGCGTAGCCAACCCGTGCAGCCGCTGCCGGTGCAACCGGTGGAGCAGGCCAAACCCGCCGAGCCGGCCCCAGCCCCAACCCCGAGCTTCCCGCTCACCGCCGCCGACCCCAGCGACACCCAACTGCAGGAGCTGCTGGAAGCCTGGCTCACAGCCAAAGCCGCCGTGCTGGCGGGCCAAAGCGCTCCATTGCCACTCACCGATCTCGCCCGCGGCAGCCAGGTGCAGCTCCTGCAGCGTCAGGAGCAGAGCCTGCGCAACGCCGGCGCCACCGAAAGCGTGCAGGCCACGGTGGAGAGCTTCACGGTGAACGAACGCAGCGCCAACCGCATCGCCGCCCAGGTGCAACTTCGCTACAGCGATGAGCGGCGCAGCAGCAGCGGTGCCGTGCTCAGCCAAACCCCAAGCACCCAACTCACCAATACCTATGTGTTTGCCCGCGATGGCAAGCGCTGGCTGCTGGCCGCCTACAAACCGAGCTGA
- the pdhA gene encoding pyruvate dehydrogenase (acetyl-transferring) E1 component subunit alpha translates to MTQADLGQSVANNGAPACSADVNAVGLHAERLLNLYPSTPAVVSRDEGLMLYRDMTLGRRFEDKCAEMYYRGKMFGFVHLYNGQEAVSTGVIKAMKMQHDWFCSTYRDHVHALSCGVPAREVMSELFGKETGCSKGRGGSMHLFSKEHHLLGGYAFIGEGIPVALGAAFTSRYKRDALGDASSDAVTAAFFGDGTCNIGQFYECLNMAALWKLPIIFVVENNKWAIGMDHNRATSDPEIWRKAAAFGMAGEEVDGMDVLAVRGAAQRAIERARAGEGPTVLECLTYRFRGHSLADPDELRAEAEKEFWAQRDPIKRLAAHLIEHNLATADELKGIEKEIDAEVADCVEFALAAPEPKPEELTRYIWAED, encoded by the coding sequence ATGACACAGGCAGATCTCGGCCAGAGCGTCGCCAACAACGGGGCTCCCGCCTGCTCCGCCGATGTGAACGCGGTGGGCCTGCACGCCGAGCGTCTGCTCAATCTGTACCCCTCCACCCCGGCTGTGGTGAGCCGCGATGAGGGCTTGATGCTCTATCGCGACATGACCCTGGGTCGGCGCTTTGAAGACAAGTGCGCCGAGATGTATTACCGGGGCAAGATGTTTGGCTTCGTGCACCTCTACAACGGCCAGGAGGCCGTGAGCACGGGCGTGATCAAGGCGATGAAGATGCAGCACGACTGGTTCTGCAGCACCTATCGCGATCACGTTCACGCCCTCAGCTGCGGCGTGCCGGCCCGCGAGGTGATGAGTGAGCTGTTCGGTAAGGAAACCGGTTGCAGCAAGGGCCGCGGCGGCTCGATGCACCTGTTCTCCAAGGAGCACCACCTGCTGGGTGGCTACGCCTTCATCGGTGAGGGCATCCCGGTGGCCCTCGGCGCTGCTTTCACCAGCCGCTACAAGCGCGACGCCCTGGGTGATGCCAGCAGCGATGCGGTGACGGCCGCCTTCTTCGGCGATGGCACCTGCAACATCGGTCAGTTCTATGAGTGCCTGAACATGGCGGCGCTCTGGAAGCTACCGATCATCTTCGTGGTGGAAAACAACAAGTGGGCCATCGGCATGGACCACAACCGCGCCACCAGCGACCCCGAGATCTGGCGTAAAGCCGCTGCCTTCGGCATGGCCGGTGAAGAGGTGGATGGCATGGATGTGCTCGCGGTGCGCGGCGCTGCCCAGCGCGCCATTGAGCGCGCCCGCGCCGGCGAAGGCCCCACCGTGCTGGAGTGCCTCACCTACCGCTTCCGCGGCCATTCCCTGGCCGACCCCGACGAGCTGCGTGCTGAGGCGGAGAAGGAGTTCTGGGCCCAGCGCGATCCGATCAAGCGCCTGGCCGCCCACCTGATCGAGCACAACCTGGCCACGGCCGATGAGCTCAAGGGCATTGAAAAGGAGATCGACGCCGAAGTTGCCGATTGCGTGGAGTTTGCGCTCGCTGCACCTGAGCCCAAGCCCGAAGAGCTCACCCGCTACATCTGGGCTGAAGACTGA
- a CDS encoding histone deacetylase: MRVPFIYHPAYSAPLPSSHRFPMAKFRMLHQLLLAQGLAQNDQFVQPLPAPRRWLELVHGQRYHKAFARGELSHQEQRRIGLPATTPLVQRTWLAVGGTVLTARLALEHGLACHLAGGTHHAYPDHGSGFCIFNDCAVAARVLLAEGRVQQLMVIDLDVHQGDATAAIFAEEPRVFTFSAHCQSNFPLRKQTSNVDLPLDDGLGDDDYLLAIGDLIPNLLDQVKPDLVLYNAGVDPHRNDRLGKLCLSSTGLLNRDRLVLDACLRRSIPVATVIGGGYDDLGPLVQRHGLVFRAAKEQARLHGL, translated from the coding sequence GTGAGAGTCCCCTTCATCTACCACCCGGCCTACTCCGCGCCGCTGCCCAGCAGCCATCGCTTTCCGATGGCGAAGTTTCGGATGCTGCATCAGCTCTTACTGGCTCAGGGGCTGGCGCAAAACGACCAATTTGTGCAACCGCTGCCGGCGCCACGCCGCTGGCTGGAGCTGGTGCATGGGCAGCGCTACCACAAGGCCTTTGCCCGTGGGGAGCTGAGCCATCAGGAGCAGCGCCGCATCGGCCTACCGGCCACCACACCGCTGGTGCAGCGCACCTGGTTGGCGGTGGGAGGCACCGTGCTCACCGCCCGGCTGGCGCTTGAGCATGGCCTGGCCTGCCACCTGGCCGGCGGCACCCATCACGCCTATCCCGACCACGGCAGCGGCTTTTGCATCTTCAACGATTGCGCCGTGGCCGCCCGGGTGCTGCTGGCGGAGGGGCGCGTGCAGCAGCTGATGGTGATCGATCTGGATGTGCATCAAGGTGATGCCACCGCCGCGATCTTTGCCGAGGAGCCGCGGGTGTTCACCTTCTCCGCCCACTGCCAGAGCAACTTCCCGCTGCGCAAACAAACCAGCAACGTCGACCTTCCCCTCGACGACGGCCTGGGCGACGACGACTACTTGCTCGCCATCGGCGACCTGATTCCCAACCTGCTCGATCAGGTGAAGCCCGATCTGGTGCTCTACAACGCCGGCGTGGATCCCCACCGCAACGACCGGCTCGGCAAGCTCTGCCTGAGCAGCACAGGGTTGCTCAACCGCGATCGGCTGGTGCTGGATGCATGCCTGCGGCGCTCGATCCCCGTGGCCACCGTGATCGGCGGCGGCTACGACGATCTCGGTCCGCTGGTGCAGCGCCACGGGCTGGTATTCCGGGCCGCCAAAGAGCAGGCCCGGTTGCACGGCTTGTAG